Genomic DNA from Ictidomys tridecemlineatus isolate mIctTri1 chromosome 6, mIctTri1.hap1, whole genome shotgun sequence:
tacaatACCAGGGACtcggaaggctgaagcaggaggatcacaggttcaagaccagtcttagcaacttagtgagaccctatctcaaaatgcagaagtaaaaagggttggggatgtggctcggtggttaagcagccctgggttcaatctccaataccaaaaaaggaCAAACCTTCTGTGATCAGTCACTCCTGTCTGCATCCTCACAGTCtactttgcttttgctttcatcACTGGATCCTTTTCTAGGCCTTATTCATCTAACAAAAGAGAATATCATTCAGTGTACATACAGCTCCAGGAATTTTCTGTAGATCCAGAGAGTAGGAATGACGACGCAAGGAATGTGCACCATCGTCCCAGG
This window encodes:
- the LOC120888636 gene encoding LOW QUALITY PROTEIN: UPF0729 protein C18orf32 homolog (The sequence of the model RefSeq protein was modified relative to this genomic sequence to represent the inferred CDS: substituted 2 bases at 2 genomic stop codons), producing MVHIPCVVIPTLWIYRKFLELYVHXMIFSFVRXIRPRKGSSDESKSKVDCEDADRSGIITKGPTEISD